The Egicoccus sp. AB-alg2 nucleotide sequence GGCGGAGATCGCGCACCGCGTCGGCTACTACGACCAGGCGCACCTCACCACCGAGGTGCGCCGCTTCGCCGGGCTGACCCCGCGGCAGCTCGTCGGTGATCGGCTCCCCGACCAGGGCGGCGTCTTCGACCTCACCGGGCGGTGACCGTCTCGCCGGCGGGGACCATCGACCCTTCCGATTCTTCCAAGCCAGGTCACGGTCGCCGTCGTAGCGTCCTTCGTGTTCCTGCCCGTCGACGCGAGGAGTACACATGCGGCCCCAGCTGATCCCGGTCCCCGGTTACCGCGACCTGCCCAAGGCCATCGACTTCCTGGTCGAGGCCTTCGGGTTCGAACGGCACGCGGTCTACGAGGACGAGCGCGGCAACCTGCAGCACGTCGAACTCGTGCTCGGCGGCGCGATGGTGATGCCGGCCCCCGTGGACGGCACCGAGTACGGCCGTCTGCTCCGCGCGGTCGACGACGCTGGCCCCACCGGCGGCTACTACGTCGTCGTGGACGACGTCGCCGCCCACGAGGAGCGAGCCCGCTCC carries:
- a CDS encoding VOC family protein, yielding MRPQLIPVPGYRDLPKAIDFLVEAFGFERHAVYEDERGNLQHVELVLGGAMVMPAPVDGTEYGRLLRAVDDAGPTGGYYVVVDDVAAHEERARSAGAQIVIPLREQEYGTDYTCRDLDGHLWTFGTYDPWASTGE